Proteins from a genomic interval of uncultured Desulfuromusa sp.:
- a CDS encoding PASTA domain-containing protein — translation MKFCNKISLPAGLFWGSIFLLFSTSIVQAENFQGKSLKTDIVIRAMTDKEKIQNDKAVRQSITPHQSDAEKFVDGANTTFGTIAGSGQPITDNLIEGAKNFSKNNISKVIQKVNRVDARTAQKIVKSGKSTLKSAGKYFNAADKGGTAGSVLGSVAGGDAAGAAEGLADGALSGATAGAASAGAIFLAGAASTSIYGAPLGPLGMAAAGIAGGIAGSIIYSEVGAPQVRKAGDWAANKINDAKEAAEKTRRRIRVDYITVYPDGAIGVNPEDLDPQKLHAQAEAIRIRRRNDPSVPSTYGLDREAATQALISAGFSPSVSVGKPAEDAASENKVYGQSLKAGHKAELGTSVFITVYDKYITTTIVPNAIGLKARFAGDAIRGADLIYKPVVGDPAGDMEDQFKTYSQDPVAGTEVNKQTPVKVLIYSKFAEKEMTVPNVKGLGASEAQIRITELGLTPILVKGEPAPDPAQTNTVKSQTPVAGTIFKNKGTVILTLYDMDKKNAHCRKSEGLFSAALGNNLIKQCGEILSDAVECPFYASAVTRLERHKCLQAQTRFNTAITAKRFTHAKEILAQNGTCEFALGGAMASLKCAENKSAIDSMLHRNDMGGVKSVLSSSKNCYFYPSYMAALDQVEKKVAHNKKNQERFWQMLGGVVAGLNNAAAMNSNNSSGGNAVNTGPPVVHQGTCNDVRKAGGDRPEQHIIDIGRSGKTFRFDYQTHSQEDMVIVSQGGQVLFNSGCVGTGTTKTIVLKKRAFKSEVTVDIRPNCKGGKGTAWEFKVHCPE, via the coding sequence ATGAAGTTTTGCAACAAAATATCTCTCCCGGCAGGCCTTTTCTGGGGGAGCATATTTCTCCTTTTTTCAACTTCCATTGTTCAGGCGGAAAATTTCCAGGGGAAAAGCCTGAAAACAGATATTGTCATCCGGGCGATGACAGACAAGGAAAAAATCCAAAATGATAAGGCTGTTAGACAGTCCATAACGCCTCATCAGTCTGATGCAGAAAAATTCGTTGATGGTGCTAATACGACATTTGGAACGATTGCCGGATCCGGGCAGCCCATTACAGACAACCTCATCGAAGGGGCAAAGAATTTCTCTAAAAATAATATTTCCAAGGTTATTCAGAAGGTTAACAGGGTTGATGCCAGAACCGCTCAGAAAATTGTCAAAAGTGGGAAATCAACTCTGAAGTCAGCCGGGAAATATTTCAACGCGGCAGATAAAGGAGGGACGGCAGGGTCTGTGCTAGGGTCAGTGGCCGGTGGGGACGCGGCAGGAGCTGCCGAAGGGTTGGCTGATGGCGCTCTCTCTGGTGCAACGGCCGGCGCAGCTTCGGCCGGAGCCATTTTTTTAGCAGGGGCAGCTTCCACGTCTATTTATGGTGCTCCACTTGGACCTTTGGGGATGGCTGCAGCGGGAATTGCTGGAGGAATAGCCGGATCCATCATTTACAGTGAGGTCGGTGCGCCTCAAGTTCGTAAAGCGGGAGACTGGGCTGCAAATAAAATCAATGATGCGAAAGAAGCAGCTGAAAAGACCAGACGCAGAATCCGTGTCGACTATATCACCGTCTATCCTGATGGGGCTATTGGCGTTAACCCGGAAGATCTTGACCCCCAAAAACTGCACGCTCAAGCTGAGGCCATCCGTATAAGGAGAAGAAACGACCCTTCTGTCCCCAGTACTTACGGTCTCGATCGTGAAGCAGCGACGCAAGCTCTTATCAGTGCAGGGTTTTCTCCTTCAGTCAGTGTTGGAAAGCCTGCAGAAGATGCTGCTTCTGAAAACAAAGTCTACGGACAAAGTTTAAAGGCCGGACATAAAGCAGAGCTGGGAACGTCAGTTTTTATCACTGTTTATGATAAATACATAACAACGACAATCGTCCCGAATGCTATCGGTCTCAAAGCCAGATTCGCAGGCGATGCCATCAGAGGTGCCGATCTTATCTATAAACCTGTGGTTGGAGATCCCGCCGGAGATATGGAGGATCAATTTAAAACGTACTCTCAAGATCCCGTCGCTGGAACTGAAGTGAATAAACAGACTCCTGTTAAGGTTCTGATTTACAGTAAATTTGCAGAGAAAGAAATGACAGTTCCCAATGTGAAAGGGCTCGGGGCATCAGAAGCTCAGATCCGTATCACAGAGCTTGGCCTGACTCCCATTCTGGTTAAAGGGGAACCCGCTCCCGATCCAGCTCAAACAAATACAGTGAAAAGTCAAACACCGGTCGCAGGGACAATTTTCAAGAACAAAGGCACTGTTATTCTCACTCTCTACGATATGGACAAAAAAAACGCTCATTGTCGGAAGAGTGAAGGTCTTTTTTCGGCCGCTCTTGGCAACAACCTTATCAAACAATGTGGTGAAATCCTGAGTGATGCCGTCGAGTGTCCTTTTTATGCCAGTGCTGTTACCAGATTAGAACGGCATAAATGTTTACAAGCCCAAACCCGCTTTAATACTGCGATCACAGCTAAACGCTTTACCCATGCAAAAGAGATTCTGGCTCAAAACGGGACATGTGAATTTGCTCTCGGTGGCGCAATGGCATCTTTGAAATGTGCCGAAAACAAAAGTGCTATTGATTCCATGCTTCACAGAAACGACATGGGCGGAGTAAAGAGTGTCCTCAGCAGCAGCAAAAATTGCTATTTTTATCCCAGCTATATGGCTGCTCTTGACCAGGTGGAGAAGAAAGTTGCTCATAATAAAAAGAACCAGGAGCGGTTTTGGCAAATGCTTGGAGGAGTGGTTGCGGGATTAAATAATGCGGCGGCGATGAACTCGAACAATTCATCTGGTGGCAATGCGGTCAACACCGGCCCGCCAGTTGTTCATCAGGGGACTTGTAATGATGTGCGTAAAGCAGGGGGAGACAGGCCCGAACAGCATATTATCGATATTGGCAGAAGCGGAAAAACCTTTCGCTTTGACTATCAGACTCACAGTCAGGAGGATATGGTTATCGTTTCTCAGGGGGGTCAGGTCCTCTTTAACTCAGGCTGTGTGGGAACGGGTACAACCAAGACCATCGTTCTGAAAAAGAGAGCCTTTAAATCAGAGGTGACCGTAGATATTCGGCCCAATTGTAAAGGTGGCAAGGGAACCGCATGGGAATTCAAAGTTCATTGTCCGGAGTAA